TATAGCGGTCAAAAACTTTTTGATTTTCGCGGTCGCCATTTAAAACGAGGTAAACCATCCGCTCTGTAACCCCTTCCTTTTCGGCAACTATTTTTACGATATGTGCTTTTAAATTGTTTCTACTTTGATTTTTCATACTACTTTTACTTCCTCGTTTTATGTTCCTTTGTAAAGAACAGAACAAAATTAGCGAATAAATTGGTATTACCAACTATTTCGCTAAATAAATTTATATTTTATGGAAAATTATTTTGCCGACAACCTTATATTATTAAGGAAAGCATACAGTAAAACGCAGTCTGTTATTGCATTACAGGTTAAAAAGTCGCAAAGGATAGTGTCTAACTGGGAAAGGAAAGAAACACAGCCAAGTATAGAAGAAATTGGAATTATTAGCGAATATTTTGGTATTTCGGCACACGAATTACTATTTATCGACTTATCAAATGCACACCTAACCAAAAAAGAAGTCGGCAAAAAAAATGAAGAAAATGCACACCCAATTGCACACCCATCTGCACACCTAAATGATAAAAAAGGTAAAAATTACGAGGTTGGGGAGGGAGAGTTTCGGCAAGTTGCCCAAGAATCTGCAATGTATGCGGTAGCAAGCCAATCCAACAAAATGGAGGGCTTATATCAATCGCAAATCAATACGCTCAACGCCCTTATATCTGCCAAAGATGCAATCATAGCGCAGCTTTCCACAGATAATGAGCGTTTAAAAAGAGATAACGCAATCCTCGAAAGTGCAGTTCCTTCTACGCCGCAACTAACCAAGCCCAAAGCAACAGTCAAAGGCAGTTAATTCCGTTCATAAATAGCCTTTAATTCGCTATTTACGCTATTTTACGCTTAAAATGGTATTAATTGGAAGTTAGCCGCCGCAATCGTACCTAAAAATGTACCCACAATTTACCCAAATGGAATCAAAAAACACTTTTCGTTTTATTCCGCAATTCGCACAAAAAAAGCTAAAACACACATATAACGTGCATTTCAGCCTTTTTTTCGCACAAAAATATAAGTAGTATTATTGTACGTTATGTTTTACCCCCCTTAATTGATGGATATTCTTTTTGGTGTAAAAACAATCCAGTAATTGCGTTAACATTGAGACATAATAGAATTGATAATTTGGCATTTACGATTCTACACGAATTAGGTCATATAGCTTTACATCTTAAAGGAAATAAAGAAATTAGATTTATGGACTTAAGTAAAATTGAAGAAAATGAGTTTGAAAATGAAGCTAATTTATATGCCCAAGAAAGCTTGATACCATCTGAATATTGGAATGATTTATTAGAAAATTATTTACCATTAAGTGATAAAGAGATATGCGACTTTGCAAATAAATATAGAATTCATCCTGCTATAATTTTAGAAAGAGCTTGTTTCGAAATGAATTACTATGGAATTAAGACCACTATTGATAAAAAGCTTTACTAGCAACAGCAGATAATAACTAGAATAAGGGTTTTGCAATAGTGGGGCTGAAAGTCATTGGCTCAACATTTGTACTACTATTAAGCTTTCGTGCAATCATCAACTGACGTTCTTCGATTGCCCCACCATCGCAAAGCCCCAAACCGTTGGCGGTCATTGTAGTCGAACCTCGAAGTATATAAATTACTCACTTATCCAAGTTTAATTTTCAAAAAAATCAAATAATTTTTGCGCAAGCAAATACTTTCATGTATATTTGCAAGCAAATACTTGCTAATTATGGAAGCACGAAGAGACGTTTTTCAGGCAATAGCAGACCCTACAAGACGTGCTATTATAGATATGATAGCCCAACAAACCGTTAATGTAAAAACCATTGCAGAACAATTTGACGTAAGTAGGCAGGCTATTTCATTACATCTTAAAATTCTTTCTGAATGCGATTTATTAAATGTTCAGCTAAGTGGCAGAGAAAGACTGTACACCGCAAAACTCGAAAATCTAAATGAAGTATATGAATGGGTTGAACAGTACCGCAAATTATGGACTGGTAGATTTAAAGCGCTCAAAAATTTAGTGGAACAAGAAGAATTACAATCTAAAAAAATCAAGATGGTTGATAAGAATAAAATCAAAAAATAAAAATAGTAAAAAATGGAAAATAGTGTAAAAAAAGATGAAGTTTTCATAGAGGAAACGTTTAACGCAAGCATTACAAGGGTCTTTGAGGCTTGGACAAATCCTGAAATGCTTATGAAATGGTATGCACCCGAAGGATGTACCATTCATCTTAAAAAAATAGAAATAGCGAAAGGAGGAAAGTACCACTCATGTATTTCAAACCCTGAATATGGCGATTGCTGGTGTATAGGTGAATACAAGGAAATTATACCAAACTCAAAAATCGTTTTTACAATGATTAATGCAGATGAAAATGGGAATCCGATTGACCCAACTGAAATTGGGATGGACCCTGATTGGCCAAGGCATACACTTGTAACTGTTACGTTTGCGGAAGAAAATGGAAAAACTAAATTGCAATTGCATCAAACAGTTTCACAAACCTTAGCTCAAAAAACAGGCGCATATCCGAGTTGGCTGCAGATGTTAGATAATATGAAAAAACTACTCTTATAAAACTGATAAAATGAAGAAGACAATCATTTTTTTTGCCTTTACACTTTTGACGCTTGTATCGTGCAATCATTCAATCCAATCAAAGGAGGAAAATAATCAACTGAAAAGAACAACAAAAAATGACAGCTTAGCTTTTAAAAGTGGTTATTCAGAGGTTAATGGGATAAGAATGTATTATGAAATCTATGGACAGGGTAAGCCACTTGTTTTGATACACGGTGGCGGCTCTACAATTCAAACAACTTTTGGAAGGGTTATCCCACTGCTCGCCAAAAAATACAAAGTCATTGCTATGGACTTGCAGGCACACGGACGTACTAGTGACAGAAATGCGCCAGTATCATTTGCACAGGATGCAAATGATGTGGTAACGCTTCTAGAAAATTTAAATATTCCTAAAGCTGATTTTTTCGGGTTCAGTAATGGTGGGACAACTGCTATGTTAATCGCCATTCATCACCCTAAAATGGTTGATAAACTCATATTAGGTTCTGCACTTTGCAAGCGCGGTGGTGTTCCTAAACAGTTTTGGAGTTTTATGGAACACCAAACCTTAGCAAATATGCCCCAACAACTAAAAGAAGCCTATTTAGAAGTTACACGCAACCCCAAAGGGCTACAAATAATGCACGACAAGGATATGCAAAGGATGTTAAATTTCAAAGACATTCCAGACACTCAAATCAAATCCATTAAAGCTCCTACTTTAATAATAATAGGTGATAAAGATGTGATTACACCAGAACACGCTATTGAAATGAACAGACTAATTGCCAATTCAGAATTAGCAATAATTCCTCCCGGTGGACACGGTGAATACATTGGAGAAGTAACAACATTAAAACCCGGTTTTAAAGCAACTAACCTTATTGCTATACCGTTAATTGAAAAATTTCTTGACCAAAAAGGAAAATAAAAAAACAACGAACCGCCAACAAGCGGTTTGCCAAAATGGCGGGTTAACGCCTTTGATTGAACATTTTTTACTAAATTTGAAGTGTCGGCTTCGTTAGAACTTTAGTGGTAAAAATCCGCCACTTCGGCAAGCCGCCGGACGTTAGCTGCCATAACAATACCTCAAAATGAAGGAAACTCGGGAAGCGGAAATGATACTTTCTGCAATAAACAAAAATGTTGCTGATAAGAAATGGAAATGCATAATCGAAAATTGTGAAGAGTATGCAATAAACTCTCATATCTATCAACAGAATGGAATTCTAAATAGTGTTGCAGAAAATGGACACTTAATGGAAGTAAAACCAATAGATATTTTCAAATGGCAGGATAAGAAATTTCATGAAATTACGAATTTTAAAAGAATTGGAATCAAACAAGCATTCAGCTATCCGACCTTATGCAATCATCATGACACTTCAATTTTTTTAGATATTGAAAGACATCCTATCGACCTAAATAATTACAAAAACCAGCTACTTTTTTTCTATCGGACACTTTTATCTGCAAAACGTAAAACTCAAATTGTCCTTGACAAAGAAACGAGAATTACAAAATCACAAATTTTAGCATCAAATCCTTACTGCGGATCTGTAATTAATATGTCGTTAAAGAATATTGGTGTGATAAATGATTTGCTTGTCCGACATGACGCTGAAATAAGCCGGATTTCTAACGATATCTTAAATGACTATAAAAGTTTTACTATTATCAAATTTGAGTATGATTTGGTTAAAGCGTATGGCATGTCTATGAACTTTAGTCCTGAATCTCAAAATTTTGTTTACACAAATGTTTTTCCTTACGACGGTAAGACAATTGTTATCGTCGGGAGTTTTACTGAGAAAACGGATTTGTGGACAAAACAGTACTTTGACACTTGGCGTAATCTAACAAGTAGAGATTTTGAAATTAAGCTAACAACATTTCTAGCAAAAAATAGTGAGAATTGGGGGCTTTCGCCAAAGATTGTAGAAAACATTAAAGCTGAAGATTTGAATAAATTTCTTAAGCTAAAATCAGACATTGTGACAAAGGGAATGCTATCTGACATAGAACTTATTTTGGATTTAGGCTATCAGATGGATTACAACTTCTTTGCTGAAAACAATTACGGCAGCTAATAACTAGGCTTTCGTTTTGCCCAACGGGCAAGAAATGAAGCCCTGTTGAACGGAACCTTTAGTAGCATCCGCTCTATGGAATTGTCGTAAATACTTCTTTGTATGGCAAGCAGGCTGAACGCCTGTTTGAGACTGTAATTTAAAGTGTGTCGAAGTTGGGAAAAAGAAGAAACAATACTTGTTCAAAAGGTCGCATCCTTTTCTCTCTTTGATATCAACCACAAACCAAACCAAGTTATTAAACCATTGATTGCAATTAATTCCAGCCCTATCTCAAAATCACCGAAAATATA
The Arachidicoccus soli DNA segment above includes these coding regions:
- a CDS encoding helix-turn-helix transcriptional regulator, which encodes MENYFADNLILLRKAYSKTQSVIALQVKKSQRIVSNWERKETQPSIEEIGIISEYFGISAHELLFIDLSNAHLTKKEVGKKNEENAHPIAHPSAHLNDKKGKNYEVGEGEFRQVAQESAMYAVASQSNKMEGLYQSQINTLNALISAKDAIIAQLSTDNERLKRDNAILESAVPSTPQLTKPKATVKGS
- a CDS encoding ImmA/IrrE family metallo-endopeptidase; this encodes MRHNRIDNLAFTILHELGHIALHLKGNKEIRFMDLSKIEENEFENEANLYAQESLIPSEYWNDLLENYLPLSDKEICDFANKYRIHPAIILERACFEMNYYGIKTTIDKKLY
- a CDS encoding ArsR/SmtB family transcription factor codes for the protein MEARRDVFQAIADPTRRAIIDMIAQQTVNVKTIAEQFDVSRQAISLHLKILSECDLLNVQLSGRERLYTAKLENLNEVYEWVEQYRKLWTGRFKALKNLVEQEELQSKKIKMVDKNKIKK
- a CDS encoding SRPBCC family protein produces the protein MENSVKKDEVFIEETFNASITRVFEAWTNPEMLMKWYAPEGCTIHLKKIEIAKGGKYHSCISNPEYGDCWCIGEYKEIIPNSKIVFTMINADENGNPIDPTEIGMDPDWPRHTLVTVTFAEENGKTKLQLHQTVSQTLAQKTGAYPSWLQMLDNMKKLLL
- a CDS encoding alpha/beta fold hydrolase, producing MKKTIIFFAFTLLTLVSCNHSIQSKEENNQLKRTTKNDSLAFKSGYSEVNGIRMYYEIYGQGKPLVLIHGGGSTIQTTFGRVIPLLAKKYKVIAMDLQAHGRTSDRNAPVSFAQDANDVVTLLENLNIPKADFFGFSNGGTTAMLIAIHHPKMVDKLILGSALCKRGGVPKQFWSFMEHQTLANMPQQLKEAYLEVTRNPKGLQIMHDKDMQRMLNFKDIPDTQIKSIKAPTLIIIGDKDVITPEHAIEMNRLIANSELAIIPPGGHGEYIGEVTTLKPGFKATNLIAIPLIEKFLDQKGK